The DNA window AAGTATTGTTACCATTCGAGGTAGCATGCGTTTGTTTTCAAGATCATTTGAAAGGTGAAAATATATAAACTCATTCGCCTTAATTTGAGATACTGTTTGTTCATAACTACGGATAACATCTCCATTATTATTTTGATGCAATACAAAGAAGTAGGATAACTCTACCTCTAGCGCTTTTGAAATATTTTCTAAAGAATCGACTGCAATGGTGGTTAATCCTCTTTCTAATTGTGATAAAAAACCTGTAGACAAATTTGTTTTTTCACTTAAATCTTTTAATGTTAATTTTTTAGCACTTCTTAGTTCTTTAATTTTTTTTCCAACATCCTTTGACACAACTTATCCATCTCCCCTTCTGTGAATTTTGATTCATATATAAAAATTTTATTTTTCTTCGTCTGCACTCATTATACAATGATTTTTTCACAAAGTCTACTATTTTTTGAATTTAATATTTTTTCAGTTTTTTATGAGTATAAATTTATTTTCATTTTAGTGAATTGTATAATCAAATCATATTATGTATTTTTTTAATGTATTGATTTATATACCTATATATATTTTCTATATTCCTTTTAGTTCGTCTATCATTGATATTATTTTAACAATTTTCTTCATATTCTATTTTCCTAGGAGGTAAAAATCTAAGTCATTTTTTAACATTCATCCGTAACGTATCAGCTATTCTTGGAGGGATTGTTCGTGTAAGATTAAT is part of the Crassaminicella profunda genome and encodes:
- a CDS encoding helix-turn-helix domain-containing protein — protein: MSKDVGKKIKELRSAKKLTLKDLSEKTNLSTGFLSQLERGLTTIAVDSLENISKALEVELSYFFVLHQNNNGDVIRSYEQTVSQIKANEFIYFHLSNDLENKRMLPRMVTILPSNEDENIEEFQHEGEEFIYVLEGILTLYVNHQRYDLYHGDSMHLDSNFVHNWCNHTNKITKILVVSVPNPFRKDKK